In a genomic window of Nocardiopsis mwathae:
- a CDS encoding CDP-alcohol phosphatidyltransferase family protein, which translates to MNGLYALKPWFAGRLAAVRRVLVEREVSPALLTWAGVGFAAAAGAAVALLPAGPVAGVAVAVLLVARLACANLDGGVARESGRSTRFGFVVNELGDRLAEFAVLAGCLFVAPPAAVAGAALAATLPSWVSLAGAAAGAPRLQGGPVGKTERCALLALLAATGAAIPVLALLAAGSLVTAAVRLARVAGALRRPESATVPGTYAVAGARP; encoded by the coding sequence ATGAACGGTCTGTATGCCCTCAAGCCCTGGTTCGCGGGGCGGCTCGCGGCGGTGCGGCGGGTGCTCGTGGAGCGGGAGGTCTCCCCCGCGTTGCTGACGTGGGCCGGTGTCGGGTTCGCGGCCGCCGCTGGGGCGGCGGTCGCGCTGCTTCCGGCGGGGCCGGTCGCCGGGGTTGCGGTCGCGGTGCTGCTCGTCGCCCGGTTGGCCTGCGCCAACCTGGACGGCGGGGTCGCGCGGGAGAGCGGCCGCTCGACGCGGTTCGGCTTCGTCGTCAACGAGCTGGGTGACCGGCTCGCCGAGTTCGCGGTGCTCGCCGGGTGCCTGTTCGTGGCGCCACCTGCCGCGGTAGCGGGCGCGGCGCTCGCGGCGACGCTGCCCTCGTGGGTGTCCCTGGCCGGAGCCGCCGCCGGGGCGCCGCGCCTGCAGGGCGGCCCGGTCGGAAAGACCGAGCGGTGCGCGCTGCTCGCCCTCCTCGCCGCCACCGGCGCCGCCATCCCGGTTCTCGCCCTGCTGGCCGCCGGTTCGCTGGTGACGGCCGCCGTGCGGCTGGCCCGGGTCGCCGGGGCGCTGCGCCGACCCGAGAGCGCGACCGTACCCGGCACCTACGCGGTGGCGGGAGCGCGGCCATGA
- a CDS encoding lysophospholipid acyltransferase family protein: protein MIGSLLRAGLWRAALAQVGGFSVQGERPDGPCVVVANHSSHADTAALLAALPARRRPAVAAADDYWFGHRGRAWTARTVAGAFPVRRNGGGRDDLLAAAPLLRRGHIVVVYPEGTRSRDGALARFRSGAAQLAERAGVPLVPAAIHGTRRLLPRDGRLRRAPVTVRFGTPVHDIHAAQEQVATMLQTPTTKVGATHDH from the coding sequence ATGATCGGATCTCTGCTGCGCGCCGGGCTGTGGCGCGCGGCGCTCGCTCAGGTGGGCGGTTTCAGCGTCCAGGGCGAGCGCCCGGACGGCCCGTGCGTCGTGGTCGCCAACCACTCCTCGCACGCCGACACCGCCGCCCTCCTCGCGGCGCTTCCGGCCCGGCGCCGACCGGCGGTCGCGGCCGCCGACGACTACTGGTTCGGCCACCGGGGGCGGGCCTGGACGGCCCGGACGGTCGCCGGGGCGTTTCCCGTACGGCGCAACGGCGGCGGACGCGACGACCTGCTCGCCGCCGCGCCGCTGCTGCGGCGCGGGCACATCGTGGTCGTCTACCCGGAGGGCACGCGCTCGCGCGACGGCGCGCTCGCACGGTTCCGGTCCGGGGCGGCACAGCTGGCCGAGCGGGCCGGGGTGCCGCTGGTCCCGGCGGCCATCCACGGCACGCGGCGGCTCCTCCCCCGCGACGGGCGGCTGCGCCGCGCCCCGGTGACCGTTCGGTTCGGCACCCCGGTCCACGACATCCACGCGGCCCAGGAGCAGGTCGCGACCATGCTGCAGACGCCGACGACGAAGGTTGGAGCCACCCATGACCACTGA
- a CDS encoding DUF3592 domain-containing protein: MFDLDSGAVLLVGAIAVYVAYNVVKSLFAWLRRQWLDRRGVHAEAVIVGVAPLDPPQHLEHPFGLRFRTPSGAEHTTELKKGFGGIVPVVGWRLPVRFDPRWPSNVEITHNPYLRPIPGAPQPRRRTASQKAVQHGLDVAITAAMLALVLVNESFPDARSVVIGGIVVLAGVRVLTTAVWSAGESAALRRSPGHTVATVTHSWKESARARRSSSPGDITVSSRGRVNAFTVLFDLPDGRQVHRRAPMTTALTRYEPGDEVDVAYDPSDPTSITIASGWSSTVAPALGTGSGILLIVLGLAIATNLLP, encoded by the coding sequence GTGTTCGATCTCGATTCCGGTGCAGTCCTGCTCGTGGGCGCCATCGCCGTGTACGTCGCCTACAACGTGGTGAAGTCACTGTTCGCCTGGCTGCGTCGGCAGTGGCTGGATCGGCGGGGCGTCCATGCGGAGGCCGTCATCGTGGGGGTCGCGCCACTCGACCCGCCCCAGCACCTGGAACACCCTTTCGGCCTGCGCTTCCGGACTCCTTCCGGCGCCGAGCACACCACCGAGCTCAAGAAGGGTTTCGGCGGGATCGTCCCAGTCGTGGGGTGGCGGCTCCCGGTCCGTTTCGATCCGCGCTGGCCATCCAACGTGGAGATCACCCACAACCCCTACCTGCGTCCGATTCCCGGAGCCCCGCAACCGCGCCGAAGGACGGCCTCCCAAAAGGCCGTCCAGCACGGCCTCGACGTCGCGATCACCGCCGCGATGCTGGCGCTGGTCCTGGTCAACGAGTCCTTCCCGGACGCCCGATCGGTGGTGATCGGCGGAATCGTCGTGCTGGCCGGCGTGCGGGTTCTCACCACCGCCGTCTGGTCCGCCGGAGAGAGCGCGGCGCTGAGGCGTTCGCCTGGACACACTGTCGCCACCGTCACCCATTCCTGGAAGGAGTCGGCGCGTGCCCGGCGGTCCTCTTCCCCCGGCGACATCACCGTGTCCTCACGGGGGCGGGTGAACGCCTTCACCGTGCTGTTCGACCTGCCCGACGGACGCCAGGTGCACCGCAGAGCGCCGATGACGACGGCCCTCACGCGCTATGAGCCGGGCGACGAGGTCGACGTGGCCTACGACCCGTCGGATCCGACCTCGATCACCATCGCGTCCGGCTGGTCGAGCACGGTTGCTCCGGCGCTCGGTACCGGCTCCGGGATCCTGCTCATCGTGCTCGGGCTGGCGATCGCGACGAACCTGCTGCCATGA
- a CDS encoding phosphatidate cytidylyltransferase — protein MIGAAQAAPYIAGALGVGGVAVWASGQRELVRRWCSWAVIAPVVVGAHYLGTPGIATLVAAIALVAMVEYARTVRLRLPETVVAAVVAAGAPLIEWLAPDVFWRFLLLGGLAVALVPVWTGDGHDGARRTAFALFGTAWLAALSGLVLLGPAAFALCVAVAVADVGAWCGGRLLGGPALSPLSPAKRWGGVLGGAAAGVAVLALFGALTPGLVIAVAVAAPLGDLLESMVKRGSGVKDTGGWLPGMGGLLDRIDSLLLAVPVAVVLS, from the coding sequence ATGATCGGCGCCGCGCAGGCCGCCCCCTACATCGCGGGCGCGCTCGGCGTCGGCGGGGTCGCCGTGTGGGCCTCCGGCCAGCGGGAACTGGTCCGGCGCTGGTGCTCGTGGGCGGTGATCGCTCCCGTCGTCGTCGGCGCCCACTACCTCGGGACGCCCGGCATCGCCACCCTGGTTGCGGCGATCGCCCTGGTCGCCATGGTCGAGTACGCCCGGACGGTGCGCCTCCGCCTTCCCGAGACGGTCGTCGCCGCGGTCGTGGCCGCTGGGGCACCCCTCATCGAGTGGCTCGCTCCCGACGTGTTCTGGCGGTTCCTGCTCCTGGGCGGCCTCGCGGTCGCGCTGGTTCCGGTCTGGACAGGTGACGGCCACGATGGCGCGCGCCGCACCGCGTTCGCGCTCTTCGGCACGGCCTGGCTGGCGGCGCTGAGCGGGCTGGTGCTGCTCGGCCCCGCCGCGTTCGCCCTGTGTGTGGCGGTGGCGGTGGCCGACGTCGGCGCCTGGTGCGGCGGGCGGCTGTTGGGCGGGCCGGCGCTGTCGCCGCTCTCCCCGGCCAAGCGGTGGGGCGGGGTGCTCGGCGGCGCGGCCGCCGGGGTGGCGGTGCTGGCCCTGTTCGGGGCGCTCACACCCGGCCTGGTGATCGCCGTCGCCGTCGCCGCGCCCCTGGGCGACCTGCTCGAATCGATGGTCAAGCGCGGGTCCGGCGTCAAGGACACCGGCGGGTGGCTGCCCGGCATGGGCGGGCTGCTCGACCGCATCGACTCCCTGCTTCTCGCTGTTCCGGTGGCGGTGGTGCTGTCATGA
- a CDS encoding SDR family NAD(P)-dependent oxidoreductase gives MGQNGQAAAEKPGDHGAEVSGIDPERLESCLRVLAEAEELPPEHPDSLKVQRATAKLFKAVKVRRRRERRAAETAADRALIAKTATGAPDRIDDETQGIPLTTSTTDRTVGVFRRPRPCYICKQKYEVVDAFYHQLCPTCAAENWARREARADLTGRRALLTGGRAKIGMYIALRLLRDGAHTTITTRFPKDAVRRFSAMPDSADWLHRLRVVGLDLRDPAQVIALADSVAEQGPLDILINNAAQTVRRSPGSYSRLVEAESAELPSGPLPDMVTFGSPGGRSGVDAISGADRRELAEVAGDLAAAAAPLTPHALTALALTSGSAAPERIAAGNAIDAGGLVPDLAAENSWTQQVHEVGALEMLEVQLCNVTAPFLLVSRLRPAMAASPARRKYVVNVSAMEGVFERGYKAPGHPHTNMAKASLNMLTRTSAQEMWESDGVLMTSVDTGWITDERPHPDKVRLAEAGFHAPLDLVDGAARVYDPIVRGEQGEDLYGCFLKDYRPAAW, from the coding sequence ATGGGGCAGAACGGGCAGGCGGCTGCGGAGAAGCCGGGCGATCACGGCGCCGAGGTCTCGGGCATCGACCCCGAGCGGCTGGAGTCCTGCCTGCGTGTGCTCGCAGAAGCGGAGGAGCTGCCGCCCGAGCACCCCGACTCTCTCAAGGTGCAGCGCGCGACCGCGAAGCTCTTCAAGGCCGTGAAGGTCCGGCGCCGCAGGGAGCGGCGGGCGGCGGAGACCGCCGCCGACCGGGCGCTCATCGCCAAGACCGCGACCGGGGCGCCCGACCGGATCGACGACGAGACGCAGGGCATCCCCCTCACCACCTCCACCACCGACCGGACCGTCGGCGTCTTCCGGCGCCCGCGCCCCTGCTACATCTGCAAGCAGAAGTACGAGGTCGTCGACGCCTTCTACCACCAGCTCTGCCCCACCTGCGCGGCAGAGAACTGGGCGCGCCGCGAGGCCCGCGCCGACCTGACCGGGCGGCGGGCGCTGCTCACCGGCGGCAGGGCGAAGATCGGTATGTACATCGCGCTGCGTCTCCTGCGCGACGGCGCGCACACCACCATCACCACCCGCTTCCCCAAGGACGCCGTCCGCCGCTTCTCCGCGATGCCCGACAGCGCCGACTGGCTGCACCGGCTGCGCGTGGTCGGGCTGGATCTGCGCGACCCTGCCCAGGTGATCGCGCTCGCCGACTCCGTCGCCGAGCAGGGGCCACTGGACATCCTCATCAACAACGCCGCGCAGACCGTGCGCCGCTCCCCCGGCTCCTACTCCCGCCTCGTCGAGGCGGAGTCGGCCGAGCTGCCCTCCGGGCCGCTGCCGGACATGGTCACCTTCGGTTCCCCCGGCGGGCGCAGCGGCGTCGACGCCATCAGCGGTGCGGACCGGCGGGAGCTGGCCGAGGTGGCCGGGGACCTGGCGGCGGCTGCGGCTCCGCTGACTCCGCACGCGCTGACGGCCCTGGCCCTCACCAGCGGTTCGGCCGCCCCCGAGCGCATCGCCGCCGGGAACGCGATCGATGCCGGCGGCCTGGTGCCCGACCTCGCGGCGGAGAACAGCTGGACCCAGCAGGTACACGAGGTCGGTGCGCTGGAGATGCTCGAAGTCCAGCTGTGCAACGTCACCGCACCGTTCCTGCTGGTGAGCCGGTTGCGCCCGGCCATGGCCGCCTCTCCCGCGCGGCGCAAGTACGTGGTGAACGTGTCCGCCATGGAGGGCGTGTTCGAGCGCGGCTACAAGGCCCCGGGCCACCCGCACACCAACATGGCGAAGGCTTCGCTGAACATGCTGACGCGCACGAGCGCCCAGGAGATGTGGGAGTCCGACGGCGTCCTCATGACCAGCGTGGACACCGGCTGGATCACCGACGAGCGCCCGCACCCCGACAAGGTGCGCCTGGCCGAGGCCGGCTTCCACGCCCCGCTCGACCTCGTCGACGGCGCCGCGCGGGTCTACGACCCCATCGTCCGCGGCGAGCAGGGCGAGGACCTCTACGGCTGCTTCCTGAAGGACTACCGCCCGGCCGCCTGGTGA
- a CDS encoding RDD family protein gives MNYPPPDQPNDDGKSPSDREPQEPQEPGGGDERQGGGTGAPYSEPQQPYGQPPHGPPPEGGPGYPGQQQPGYGQPGYGQPAYGQPPPGQQPYGQPPYGDARQDPYAPGGYGAPPPPPPGQQPYGPATQAPLVHGLPLAEWWQRLVARIIDTIIVVVPFFIIAFIIGIFYAITLIGEGATDFEVGTGDDLGLTIVLSLIFLAIALAYEGTMLRYYGRTLGKMALSLRVVPLDTPRDPGGSLPPGTAVVRALVWYGPSSLLGWIPFLGVLANLFPIVNGLWPLWDRPNRQSINDKVAKTVVVVDR, from the coding sequence ATGAACTACCCACCGCCTGACCAGCCGAACGATGACGGGAAATCGCCGTCCGACCGAGAGCCGCAGGAGCCGCAGGAGCCCGGCGGCGGTGACGAGCGGCAGGGCGGCGGAACCGGCGCCCCCTACAGCGAGCCGCAGCAACCCTACGGACAACCGCCCCACGGGCCGCCCCCCGAGGGCGGGCCGGGCTACCCCGGACAGCAGCAGCCCGGCTATGGCCAACCCGGTTACGGCCAACCCGCCTACGGCCAGCCCCCTCCGGGCCAGCAGCCCTACGGACAACCGCCCTACGGCGACGCCCGACAGGACCCCTACGCCCCCGGCGGCTACGGGGCGCCCCCGCCGCCACCGCCCGGCCAGCAGCCCTACGGCCCGGCGACCCAGGCGCCGCTCGTCCACGGCCTCCCGCTCGCCGAGTGGTGGCAGCGGCTGGTGGCGCGCATCATCGACACCATCATCGTCGTGGTGCCGTTCTTCATCATCGCCTTCATCATCGGCATCTTCTACGCCATCACCCTCATCGGTGAGGGAGCCACCGACTTCGAGGTCGGAACCGGCGACGACCTGGGGCTCACCATCGTCCTCTCGCTGATCTTCCTCGCGATCGCCCTCGCCTACGAAGGGACCATGCTGCGGTACTACGGCCGCACGCTGGGCAAGATGGCGCTGTCCCTGCGCGTGGTCCCCCTGGACACCCCGCGGGACCCGGGCGGAAGCCTCCCACCCGGCACCGCCGTCGTCCGCGCCCTGGTCTGGTACGGACCCAGTTCGCTCCTGGGCTGGATCCCCTTCCTGGGCGTGCTCGCCAACCTCTTCCCGATCGTCAACGGCCTGTGGCCGCTGTGGGACCGCCCCAACCGGCAGTCGATCAACGACAAGGTCGCCAAGACCGTGGTCGTCGTCGACCGCTGA
- a CDS encoding class I SAM-dependent methyltransferase, with amino-acid sequence MSTPHDDLGGAQLSHWQRTYADHPGMYGEQPSDPALHATEVFRSAGARDVLELGAGHGRDALHFARSGFTVQASDFSPTGLKQLAEAAAAEGLGEHVTTLVQDVREPLGLPDDSVDAVFAHMLLCMALSTEEITTLVSEVARVLRPGGTFVYTVRHTGDAHYGAGIPHGDDIFEHGGFAVHFFPRTLVDTLAGSWHLNEVHEFEEGDLPRRLWRVTQTLPE; translated from the coding sequence ATGAGCACACCTCACGACGACCTCGGCGGCGCCCAGCTCTCACACTGGCAGCGGACCTACGCCGACCACCCGGGGATGTACGGCGAACAGCCGTCGGATCCCGCGCTGCACGCCACCGAGGTCTTCCGGTCGGCGGGCGCCCGCGACGTCCTGGAACTCGGAGCGGGGCACGGCCGCGACGCGCTGCACTTCGCCCGCTCGGGTTTCACCGTCCAGGCATCCGACTTCAGCCCGACCGGCCTGAAGCAGCTGGCGGAGGCGGCCGCCGCCGAGGGGCTGGGCGAGCACGTCACCACCCTGGTCCAGGACGTCCGCGAGCCGCTGGGGCTGCCGGACGACAGCGTCGACGCGGTGTTCGCGCACATGCTGCTGTGCATGGCCCTGTCAACGGAGGAGATCACGACCCTGGTCTCCGAAGTCGCCCGCGTCCTCCGCCCCGGCGGGACCTTCGTCTACACGGTCCGCCACACCGGCGACGCCCACTACGGCGCCGGAATCCCCCACGGCGACGACATCTTCGAACACGGCGGCTTCGCCGTCCACTTCTTCCCCCGCACCCTCGTCGACACCCTGGCAGGGAGCTGGCACCTGAACGAGGTCCACGAGTTCGAGGAAGGCGACCTCCCACGCCGCCTCTGGCGGGTCACTCAGACTCTGCCCGAGTGA
- a CDS encoding alpha/beta hydrolase, giving the protein MAKFEFNEAGCTFIPDMTIASEGRLRDFADDFEIFMGRITGRSGSLHDEFNGSSFEFSDLIAWKIKDEADYDQTKWQQAVLSISFLISTTQKWADDVEDYKYAREANVERWKHSEKLHLKKIKNAETRDAIAWTGARADAVSAMRLDFEAQRHKAETHWDEFQEKAQVISDMLKKGATEENVRKLQDSGYLSWAPFNIMGPKYDKPEFPPLKGGVPKEGSDPNQVNAWWESLSPSQREALMAKHPDTLRMMDGIPAEVRDELNRDHLDEVLPRVKEQYGDDSAEYRELKKLKNETLDAEGTERYLLALDTTDGKGRAILADGNPDTADNVATLVPGTGIKWQAINGQLGRAEVIKKEAQEVDPDATHAVISWIGYNTPDDAEAISEDYAVAASQGLRDFQIGLRSTHEGKPSNNTIIGHSYGSTLAGHAMQGTGLDADNYVFVGSPGLNAEHVSDLGVPGSKVHVSTAKNDTINAFTPDFVHGADPTSEDFGASVFDSADGSMLGKFPFGQAHSDYFKRNSKSARHMGEIVAGQH; this is encoded by the coding sequence GTGGCAAAGTTTGAATTCAATGAAGCCGGATGCACCTTCATTCCGGACATGACAATCGCAAGCGAGGGACGACTCAGGGATTTCGCTGACGACTTCGAGATCTTCATGGGCCGCATCACCGGCCGCTCTGGCAGTTTGCACGACGAGTTCAACGGCTCTTCTTTCGAGTTCAGCGACCTGATCGCCTGGAAAATCAAAGACGAAGCAGATTACGACCAAACCAAGTGGCAGCAAGCCGTTTTGTCCATTTCTTTCCTCATTTCAACTACTCAAAAATGGGCAGATGACGTCGAAGACTACAAATACGCCCGCGAGGCAAACGTCGAACGGTGGAAACACTCAGAGAAGCTTCACCTCAAGAAGATAAAGAATGCCGAAACGAGGGATGCCATAGCGTGGACCGGGGCAAGGGCTGACGCGGTCAGTGCAATGCGCCTTGACTTTGAAGCACAAAGACACAAGGCGGAGACACATTGGGATGAATTCCAAGAAAAGGCCCAAGTAATATCCGACATGCTGAAGAAGGGCGCAACGGAGGAGAACGTCCGCAAGCTTCAGGACTCGGGATACTTGAGTTGGGCTCCATTCAACATCATGGGGCCAAAGTACGACAAACCTGAATTTCCACCGCTGAAGGGCGGCGTCCCGAAGGAAGGCAGTGATCCCAATCAGGTCAATGCCTGGTGGGAAAGTCTGTCCCCCTCACAGCGAGAAGCGCTAATGGCGAAGCACCCTGACACGCTACGGATGATGGACGGCATCCCCGCCGAGGTGCGGGACGAACTCAATCGTGACCATCTCGACGAAGTACTTCCCAGGGTCAAGGAGCAGTACGGCGACGACAGCGCTGAATATAGGGAACTGAAAAAACTCAAAAACGAGACCCTGGATGCCGAGGGAACCGAACGCTATCTGTTGGCGTTGGACACCACTGATGGCAAGGGGCGAGCGATTCTCGCCGATGGAAACCCGGACACGGCGGACAACGTTGCGACATTGGTACCTGGGACTGGAATCAAGTGGCAAGCCATCAACGGGCAGCTGGGCCGAGCCGAGGTCATTAAGAAGGAGGCCCAAGAAGTAGACCCTGATGCAACTCATGCAGTGATCTCCTGGATTGGATATAACACTCCGGACGATGCAGAGGCGATTAGCGAGGATTACGCTGTGGCAGCTTCCCAGGGTTTGCGAGATTTCCAGATCGGATTGCGATCCACACACGAAGGAAAGCCCTCCAACAACACAATCATCGGCCACAGTTATGGGTCTACGCTTGCTGGGCACGCGATGCAGGGGACGGGGCTTGACGCGGATAACTACGTGTTCGTTGGCAGCCCCGGACTCAATGCAGAACATGTGAGTGATCTGGGCGTCCCTGGAAGCAAGGTCCACGTCTCGACAGCGAAGAACGACACAATCAACGCCTTCACCCCGGACTTTGTCCACGGCGCCGATCCGACGAGCGAGGACTTCGGAGCATCTGTATTTGATTCCGCCGACGGGTCAATGCTCGGGAAGTTTCCATTCGGCCAGGCGCACAGCGACTACTTTAAAAGGAACAGCAAGTCGGCGCGTCACATGGGAGAAATTGTTGCCGGTCAGCACTAA
- a CDS encoding GntR family transcriptional regulator, with translation MSEDEIDYDSPTPPYRQIAAVIIDEIKRGELRPDRPIPSEATMIQRWGVARDTARRAVRYLREEGYVYTVPQRGTFVSPPSADSE, from the coding sequence ATGTCCGAGGATGAGATCGACTACGATTCGCCGACGCCGCCCTACCGCCAGATAGCGGCTGTGATCATCGACGAGATCAAGCGCGGAGAGCTGCGACCTGACCGGCCGATCCCCTCGGAAGCGACGATGATTCAGCGCTGGGGCGTGGCACGGGACACTGCACGTCGTGCGGTCCGGTACCTCCGTGAAGAGGGATACGTCTACACCGTCCCTCAAAGGGGAACGTTCGTTTCGCCCCCGTCCGCCGACAGCGAGTAG